From a single Populus nigra chromosome 18, ddPopNigr1.1, whole genome shotgun sequence genomic region:
- the LOC133678200 gene encoding MYB-like transcription factor ODO1: MGRQPCCDKLGVKKGPWTAEEDKKLVNFILTHGQCCWRAVPKLAGLRRCGKSCRLRWTNYLRPDLKRGLLNEDEEQLVIDLHACLGNRWSKIAARLPGRTDNEIKNHWNTHIKKKLIKMGIDPVTHEPLNKQESPQESIVPCHTNYDQPNFNADGQQVLPQNSGHASSSTTDNSSTTTPTENSSVDECIGSSEPNSTTDSDPLMSCIWSEVFLDDSSWNFQATRGGDYSTEFGLSKSSSEDSNSPWVLDSKDLGDEFFGLSCFSDMDLSILDMGGKH, encoded by the exons ATGGGCAGACAACCTTGTTGCGACAAGCTTGGTGTGAAGAAGGGCCCTTGGACAGCTGAGGAAGACAAGAAGTTGGTCAATTTTATTCTCACACATGGCCAATGTTGCTGGCGTGCTGTACCCAAGCTCGCCGGACTCCGCCGGTGTGGCAAGAGTTGCCGTCTTCGCTGGACTAATTACCTCCGGCCTGACTTGAAGAGAGGCCTTCTTAACGAGGATGAAGAGCAACTTGTCATTGACCTCCATGCTTGCCTTGGCAACAG gtGGTCCAAAATCGCAGCAAGATTGCCGGGAAGAACAGATAATGAGATCAAGAATCACTGGAATACCCACATTAAGAAAAAGCTAATAAAGATGGGAATTGATCCTGTTACGCACGAGCCTCTCAATAAACAAGAGAGTCCTCAAGAAAGCATAGTACCTTGCCACACTAATTATGATCAACCCAATTTTAACGCTGATGGTCAGCAGGTCCTCCCCCAAAATTCTGGCCATGCCTCCTCTAGCACTACTGATAATTCAAGCACGACCACCCCGACTGAAAATTCTTCAGTGGATGAATGCATAGGGTCATCAGAACCTAACAGTACTACTGACAGTGATCCACTAATGAGTTGCATATGGTCGGAGGTATTTCTTGATGATTCATCTTGGAACTTTCAAGCCACTAGAGGAGGAGATTATAGTACTGAATTCGGGCTATCTAAATCTTCATCAGAGGATAGTAACTCTCCATGGGTTTTAGACTCTAAGGATCTTGGAGATGAATTCTTTGGACTTAGTTGTTTCAGTGACATGGACTTGAGTATCCTAGACATGGGTGGCAAGCATTAA